The sequence below is a genomic window from Microbacterium sp. cx-55.
ACGATGCGCTTCGCCTCGTCGACGGCGTAGGACATGCCCTTGGTCGGGTCGGTGAGCACCAGCTCGGCGCCGAACGCCTTGAGGAGCGTCCGACGTTCCTTCGACATCGAGGCGGGCATCGTGAGAATCACGCGGTAGCCGCGTGCCGCGCCCACCATCGCCAGCGCGATCCCGGTGTTGCCGCTGGTGGATTCGACGATCGTGCCGCCGGCGGCCAGCTGCCCGGAGGCTTCCGCGGCGTCGACGATGGCGATGCCGAGGCGGTCCTTGACGCTCGACACCGGGTTGTAGAACTCGAGCTTCGCGAGGATCTGGGCATCGACGCCCGCGGCGATGCGATTGAGTCGGACGAGCGGCGTATTGCCGAACGCCGAAGTGATGTCGGAATGGATCCCGGGCATGTGCGCCTGCCTTTCGGAAACGTGCGTACGAGCCCTGCCAGCCTAGGGGAGCGGCAGGGGAGTGGGCCGTCTGTGACGGCCGGGCGACTATTCTGGACGGAGCCATGTCTGCATCCGTTCTTTCCCCCTGCCCCGGCGGGACGCGGTCGCTCTCGTCCGCACTCGCCGAGACCGTCGCGCTGTTCGCGCGCGCGGGCATCGTCGATCCGCAGGTGGATGCGGAGCTGCTGCTCGGGCACCTGCTCGGCGCCGGGCGCGGAGAAGTGCAGGCCGCCGCGATTCGTGGCGACGTGCTCGACGCCGACCTGGATGGTCGCCTGGCCGACCTCGCGGCCCGCCGCGCGGCGCGGGAGCCGCTCCAGCACCTGACCGGTGTCGCGTACTTCCGTCACCTCTCGCTCGCCGTGGGCCCGGGCGTCTTCGTCCCCCGCCCCGAGACCGAGATGGTCGCGCAGATCGCGATCGACGCCCTCCGGGCCAGCGCCTCCCCTGCTCCCGTCGCGGTCGATCTCGGCACGGGTTCGGGCGCGATCGCCCTGGCGCTGGCGACCGAGGTGCCGCACGCGCGGGTGCACGCCGCCGAGAACTCGGTCGACGCCTTCGTCTGGACGAAGGAGAACTTCGCGCGGGTCGGCGCCGACAACGCGCGGCTGGCCTTCATCGACCTTGCCGACGCGTTCCCCGAGCTCGACGGGACCGTCTCGGTGCTCGTGTCGAACCCCCCGTATGTTCCGGATGCGGCCGTGCCGCGCGATCCCGAGGTGCGTCGCTACGATCCGCCGCACGCGCTGTACGGCGGGGCCGATGGCCTCGATGTCGTGCGCGTGCTCGCGGAGGTCGGCCGCCGACTGGTGCACCCGGGCGGCACGATCGTGATCGAGCACGGCGAACTGCAGGGACCGTCGGTGCGCGGTGTGCTGACCGCGGCGGGATGGCTCGCCGCGGCGACCCATCCCGACCTGACGATGCGCGACCGCGCCACGACCGCGCTGCGGGCGTGAGGGGAGCCGGAGCTCTCCTCCGCGTAGACTGACCCGGTCATGTCCACATTCTTCGACTGCCAGGACGAGGCACAGCTGCTCGCCGGCATGCGTCAGGCGCGCCACGCGATCGGCCGTGGCGAGCTCATCGTCATGCCCACCGACACGGTCTACGGCGTCGCCGCCGACGCCTTCAACCCCTCCGCCGTCGCCGCACTCCTCGCGGCGAAGGGCCGCGGTCGGCAGCAGCCGCCACCGGTGCTGGTCGCGGGCCTGACGACGGTCCGTGCGCTCGTCAGCGACGTGCCGGCGCCCATCGAACGGCTGATCGAGTCCGCCTGGCCCGGAGGACTCACCATCGTGCTCCCGGCGCAGCAGTCCCTCTCCTGGGACCTCGGCGAGACGCGCGGCACGGTCGCTGTGCGGATGCCGGCCCACCGCCTCGCCCTCGAGCTCCTGGAAGAGACGGGTCCGCTCGCGGTCTCGAGCGCCAACCTCACGGGCCAGCCCGCGGCGGTCGACGCGTATTCCGCCCGCGACATGCTGGGTGACAGCGTGCAGGTGTACCTCGACGGCGGTTCCAGCGCGAACGGCGTGCCGTCCACGATCATCGACGCCACCGCCATCGCGCACGGGGGAGAGGGGCGCGTGCGCCTGCTCCGCCGCGGCATCATCTCCTACGACGAACTCCACCGCGTGCTCGGAGACGTCCTCGAACCGGAACACGACGAAAGCGCGGGCGCGGACGGTCCCGCGTGAAGCAGTACCTGCTGATCACCGCCGTCACGGCGCTCGTCACTTTCGGTCTGTCGTGGGCCGTGTGGCGGATCGCCATCCGGTACAAGCTGCATCCGCCGATCCGCGATCGCGATGTGCATACGCGTCCGACGCCGCGACTCGGCGGAATCGCGATGTTCCTCGGCGTACTGGCGGCCTTCGCGATCTCGTCGCAGAATCCGTTCTTCTCCATTTTCTGGGCCGATCCGATGCCCGTCCTCTCGATCCTCGGGGCGACGCTCCTGATCGTGCTGGTCGGTATCGCCGATGACCTCTGGGACCTCGACTGGATGATCAAGCTCGGCGCGCAGTTCCTCGCCGCCGGCATCATCGCGTGGTTCGGCGAGATGCAGATCTACGCGTTGCCGATCGGCGGGCTGACGATCGGGTCCAGCGCCATGAGCTTCGTGCTCACGGTGTTCGCGATCGTCGTCGTGATGAACGCCGTCAACTTCATCGACGGTCTGGACGGCCTGGTCGCGGGCGTCTGTCTGATCTCGAACGGGATCTTCTTCGTCTACTCCTACGTCCTCACCCGCGACATCGGCTCCAGCACGTACTTCAACCTGGCCTCGTTCATCGCGGTCGTGCTGGTCGGGGCCTGCGCCGGGTTCCTCCCGTTCAACTGGAACCGCGCGAAGATGTTCATGGGCGATTCGGGGGCGCTCATGCTGGGCCTCCTGATGGCGACGTCCGCCATCGCGATCACCGGCCAGCTGAACCCCGCAACCCTCGACCCCGAGCAGTTCGGCCGCTCGCAACTGCTCGGCGCGTTCATCCCGATCCTGCTGCCGATCGCGGTCGTCACTCTGCCGCTCCTCGACTTCGGCTCGGCGGTCCTCCGACGGATGCGCGCGGGCAAGTCCCCGTTCTCGCCCGATCGGAAGCACCTCCATCACCGGATGCTCGACATGGGCCACAGCGACCGTGCCGCGGTGCTCATCTTCTACGCGTGGACCGCCGTGATCGGCATCGCGGTGCTTCTCATGTACATCGCGACCCGTGAGGACTGGTTCGGCCAGTACTGGATCGGCGTCGCCTTCGGCGTGGTGGGCATCTCGGCCTGTCTCGTCGTCACGCTGCTGCCGGCGCGCCGGCGCATCCCCGCATCCGCTCCGGCCGGAGTCCCTCCGGCCGCCGCTCCGGCCGCCGACGGCCCCTCACCGCAGGAGACCCCATGACGACCCCCACCGTGTCCAGTACCCCGATCCTGCGCACCGCCCTGGTGTGGTCGGGAGTGAT
It includes:
- the prmC gene encoding peptide chain release factor N(5)-glutamine methyltransferase, whose translation is MSASVLSPCPGGTRSLSSALAETVALFARAGIVDPQVDAELLLGHLLGAGRGEVQAAAIRGDVLDADLDGRLADLAARRAAREPLQHLTGVAYFRHLSLAVGPGVFVPRPETEMVAQIAIDALRASASPAPVAVDLGTGSGAIALALATEVPHARVHAAENSVDAFVWTKENFARVGADNARLAFIDLADAFPELDGTVSVLVSNPPYVPDAAVPRDPEVRRYDPPHALYGGADGLDVVRVLAEVGRRLVHPGGTIVIEHGELQGPSVRGVLTAAGWLAAATHPDLTMRDRATTALRA
- a CDS encoding L-threonylcarbamoyladenylate synthase, producing MSTFFDCQDEAQLLAGMRQARHAIGRGELIVMPTDTVYGVAADAFNPSAVAALLAAKGRGRQQPPPVLVAGLTTVRALVSDVPAPIERLIESAWPGGLTIVLPAQQSLSWDLGETRGTVAVRMPAHRLALELLEETGPLAVSSANLTGQPAAVDAYSARDMLGDSVQVYLDGGSSANGVPSTIIDATAIAHGGEGRVRLLRRGIISYDELHRVLGDVLEPEHDESAGADGPA
- a CDS encoding MraY family glycosyltransferase yields the protein MKQYLLITAVTALVTFGLSWAVWRIAIRYKLHPPIRDRDVHTRPTPRLGGIAMFLGVLAAFAISSQNPFFSIFWADPMPVLSILGATLLIVLVGIADDLWDLDWMIKLGAQFLAAGIIAWFGEMQIYALPIGGLTIGSSAMSFVLTVFAIVVVMNAVNFIDGLDGLVAGVCLISNGIFFVYSYVLTRDIGSSTYFNLASFIAVVLVGACAGFLPFNWNRAKMFMGDSGALMLGLLMATSAIAITGQLNPATLDPEQFGRSQLLGAFIPILLPIAVVTLPLLDFGSAVLRRMRAGKSPFSPDRKHLHHRMLDMGHSDRAAVLIFYAWTAVIGIAVLLMYIATREDWFGQYWIGVAFGVVGISACLVVTLLPARRRIPASAPAGVPPAAAPAADGPSPQETP